From Leptodactylus fuscus isolate aLepFus1 chromosome 11, aLepFus1.hap2, whole genome shotgun sequence, one genomic window encodes:
- the RXRB gene encoding retinoic acid receptor RXR-beta, with amino-acid sequence MGDSRVCQSPDTSSLSPPLGRPLSDTPPPSAPLHPSMIGSAMTSSVNSPLGSLGSPFPVINCAVGSPGIPSTPSIGYGPVSSPQINSTVNLSGLHPVSSSEDVKPPLGVRVMTGHPNGGASSGKRLCAICGDRSSGKHYGVYSCEGCKGFFKRTIRKDLTYTCRDNKDCIVDKRQRNRCQYCRYQKCLATGMKREAVQEERQRSRDREGEAELSGAINEDMPVEKILEAELAVEQKSDQSLEGGGSPSDPVTNICQAADKQLFTLVEWAKRIPHFSELLLDDQVILLRAGWNELLIASFSHRSISVKDGILLATGLHVHRNSAHSAGVGAIFDRVLTELVSKMRDMRMDKTELGCLRAIILFNPDAKGLSNPGDVEVLREKVYASLESYCKQKYPDQQGRFAKLLLRLPALRSIGLKCLEHLFFFKLIGDTPIDTFLMEMLEAPHQLS; translated from the exons ATGGGGGACAGCAGGG TTTGTCAAAGTCCAGACACATCCTCGCTGAGCCCACCATTGGGGCGCCCATTGAGTgacacccctccccccagtgcTCCCCTGCACCCTTCTATGATTGGATCTGCAATGACCTCCTCTGTGAACTCTCCTCTGGGAAGTCTCGGCTCCCCTTTCCCTGTCATTAATTGTGCTGTGGGctctcctggaattcccagcacCCCATCGATAGGCTATGGGCCCGTCAGCAGCCCTCAG ATAAACTCTACGGTGAATCTTTCCGGCCTGCATCCGGTCAGCTCTTCTGAGGATGTGAAGCCTCCCCTGGGGGTCCGGGTCATGACTGGCCATCCCAATGGAGGAGCCTCGTCAGGGAAGAGGCTGTGTGCGATCTGTGGAGACCGCTCCTCTG GCAAACACTATGGGGTTTACAGCTGTGAGGGCTGCAAGGGCTTCTTTAAACGTACCATCCGCAAGGACCTGACCTACACCTGTAGGGACAACAAGGACTGTATAGTGGACAAGCGACAGAGGAATCGCTGCCAGTACTGCCGCTATCAGAAGTGTCTAGCCACCGGCATGAAGAGGGAAG CGGTTCAGGAGGAGCGTCAGCGTAGTCGGGATCGGGAAGGAGAGGCTGAGCTAAGCGGGGCAATAAATGAAGATATGCCCGTGGAGAAGATCTTGGAGGCTGAACTGGCAGTGGAACAGAAGAGTGATCAGAGCCTCGAAGGTGGTGGATCT CCCAGTGATCCGGTCACTAACATCTGCCAAGCTGCTGATAAACAACTCTTCACTCTTGTTGAATGGGCGAAGAGGATTCCGCACTTCTCTGAGCTGCTGTTGGACGATCAGGTCATACTGCTTAGAGCTG GATGGAATGAACTCCTTATCGCTTCTTTCTCTCACCGATCCATTTCTGTGAAGGACGGCATCTTGCTGGCCACAGGACTGCATGTCCATCGTAACAGTGCACACAGTGCCGGAGTGGGAGCCATATTTGACAG AGTTCTCACCGAACTTGTATCTAAGATGAGAGACATGCGAATGGATAAGACTGAACTAGGTTGTCTGCGAGCAATTATATTGTTTAACCCAG ATGCCAAAGGACTGTCCAACCCAGGAGACGTGGAGGTTCTCAGAGAGAAGGTCTATGCATCTTTGGAGTCTTACTGCAAGCAGAAGTATCCAGACCAGCAGGGAAG GTTTGCAAAACTGCTTCTCCGCCTCCCAGCCCTTCGCTCCATTGGACTTAAGTGTCTCGAACACCTCTTCTTCTTCAAACTCATTGGAGACACTCCCATAGACACCTTCTTGATGGAGATGCTTGAGGCCCCCCACCAGCTGTCGTGA